A stretch of DNA from Plodia interpunctella isolate USDA-ARS_2022_Savannah chromosome 11, ilPloInte3.2, whole genome shotgun sequence:
ACTTTCCAGTACATCActtcttatttaattattaacgtAGTCTTCAAAGGAATCGTCTTTTTTCCTTTACCTCCATGAAAGCGTAATAGTATATATCTTAAGTATTGCTGGCTCAAACTTATCACGAACGTAGTCAAAATAAGTTTTGATTGGGCGAATCGAGTTCATCGGGCTTCGAGTTCATAGTAAGCAAAAGAGATAGCAAATGCTTACGGTATGGCCACGTCTTATGTAAACAATCAAATTAAGTAGggaacaaaaatgttttgctaTGCGCTTCCGCGCCTAGCCCTAGCAGAAGGATGAAGCTaaaaatgctggcttgatgtaaTCAAGACGCCAAGTACGAAGTGGAGGTGAAAAATTAAGAGACTCTGGGGAAGCTACCAGTGATACGAGATACAGAAagatatatcaataattaattagtcgGAACAACTTCAGTGTTCACAACAACCATAGACcaacaaaacagaaaaaataacacgCAGGTGAAGGCACAGATTGAAagcattttattaatgtaggCGTTCTACAACCATTGTAACTCATTGTCATGTTTGTTCGGTCGGCGACAAGCCGAAAtaaccttatttatttagtactatTGTAGGTATATCGTACTATCTTAAGGTAGGAAATATAATGAGTTATTTCACGGTTGATTCACTCATGCatattattagttttcttTCTATTCAGCCAGGTTAAAACAATTTAGCTCGTATGGTCTTTTAACCACACACACGTAAGATATTAATTGGCTGATGCAACTGAATACGATTTCACGAGTTTTTATAAACTGATAACAGAGTGCACAGAAACATAATTCatgatattgtaaaataatcattaattaactcatagatatacatacatacgataggctgctatttatgtatccggaactggccaataattctagaatatttaaaaagtaattacaacatttgaaaatagaactcttcggctagagaataaatatttttcatgtccctgtcatttgtttttttcaattggcgccaattttgaaaatagcttgtcttcattgccatggatttaactcgtgaacattttcgcgcgatgatttattatgattttcggcgtggattaactcaaaaacagtgcatcgaacaactgattttaacttttggagatgaagcaccatcgaaaaccactgtgtattattggtttaaggaatttcaacgtggacggtctatgctcacggatgaaattaaggagggtcgtcctaaatcggtagtggtacaacaaaatattgatgctgtgcgacaattagtaatgcaagatcgttatgttacataccgcgagatagaggcgtctctgggcattagtatgacgagtatacacgcgatattacacgaacatttaattgttaaaaaaatttgttcgcgttggattccgtacaacttgagcgtagatcaaaaacaggctcgtgtcgactggtgtaagaaaatgataaaaaaatacaaccgtggcacgtcaaaagctgtttataatatctacacaggtgacgaaacctggatctatgcttatgaccctgaaactaaacagcagtcaacggtgtgggtctttcaagatgaaccgaatccaacaaaagttgttcgtgcgagaagcactttaaagcaaatggtcgcttgtttttttggtatcaacggacatgtagctacagtgccactagagaatagtaggacggttaattctgaatggtacaccaccatttgtttgccagaagtctttgaaaaaatacgaaagaacaacccacaacgcagaatcgtacttcatcacgacaatgctagctgccacaagtcggctgaaacaaataattttttggagggtcaaaagattgaattgacgggtcatccgccgtacagccccgacctggcacccaatgatttttatttatttccaaacattaaaaataaattacgtggtcaacgtttttcgagccgcgaagaggccgttgatgcgttcaaaacacacgttttggacatacctcaatcagaatgggaaaagtgctttgaaaattggtttcatcgtatgcagaattgcatagatcatcgcggagaatacttcgagaaacaataaaaccatatgtaataatatatgtttgtttaattttgttattccggatacataaatagcagccctcgtatcaTAACGTATGTGTGACAGACAAGATTGAATCTATTTTCACCTCGAAATAAAAGGTAtacatgaaattaaatataaccgGACAAATGCGAGTCGGAATCGTGCACTAATAGTTTCGTAacatccttatccttacatattataaaacaaaggccgcgtctgtctgtctgtctgtctgttcgcgataaactcaaaaacgacagcactaattttcatgcggttttcaccaaaagatagtgtgattcctgaggaaggtttaggtgtataatttattatgttttcacctgagtgaagccggggcgggccgctagttaccTATAAAATCGGAAATAATTACGTTTGTTGTATGCAATCccccttatatattttattctatttttttgtattatagttGTTGTAGCGGCaatagaaatacatttttttataatgtcccGTTTTACGCTTTACTTTGAACCCTAAAAATTTAAGGCTtgctaaaattttatataacatttattatttgttagaatATATAACGTTTATGTTATTCGAAAGATAATTGTACTGTTACATTAATGTTTCGCTGAATGTGTtgcaattgaaataaaaataaaattagtcaaCATCCGAACGCgtaatatacacacacacaatgaGCGAATCAGTTTTGGTTGGATGTAAACATAACCAAATGTAAACTGTAGCAAACTATTGCTAGGTATTtgttaatatgtatgtattttaataatatgttaaagtGAAGTACTTGTAagtagtgaaataaataaaattgtttttgttctcTCGTACTTATTTGTCAGAAGGGTTCTGTTTCTACCTTAGAATAGACCATTCTATCATCCACGAGATGATGTAAGAGAgggtaaaaataaccttaacaTCGGATATGCAACAAGGATGACATAGCCAAGAATACAACCAGAACTGCGCGAAGATGAGAGGGGTGTCAGTACGGCTTTCTATTCATCTTATTCCTTTCATTCTTCTCAACtatcaattttgtatttctgGATATGAGATGAGTCGTTGTCGTCATAATCTGGTTGTTGGGTAGTACCATAAAACAATATCTTTTATGTTTGCAGTTAATGTGGTATGCAGATGTCATATGACGGTTCCTAACATTCCATTATGGCAtgctaaatatttacataagtaggtattacagaaaatgtaaattacGGTCGGCCGGCCTGCTAGTGGTTGGTCCTACAATCatataccaaaaaaaaaacaattaaatttttgaagatcCGGCATCTTCCTTCatggtatatttttacacCCACCCTGGgatttggggcgtcacagctccgaatgtaattGAGAATACgtgaggatgagagagagagagagattcaATTAGAACAGatcagtaaaataaatgtacctaaCACACCCGAGcaatgaaaaagaaatcataCCTATCaaagataatgaaaataaaatgatgacAAATCAACAGTTTATGAGACTTCATATCAACCTCAATGATGATATGAAGTCTCATAAACTGTTGATTATACATAGAACAGACTATAGATTTTTATGGCCGTTTGATAACAATTGTTACGATATTGCAGATTAAGCTGACATACAACTGTAATtgaatgtttttgaaataggcCACGGGTTTTGTAATTAATCTCGAAAAAAATGGCGCCTCTCGCTTGCCCCGTTGCTACGTtgcgctccgttgcgacgacgtaGCACGTTGCAGCTCAttcgtgctccgttgtttttaACATTGACGTATGTCGAAACTCCGTACGACATCTACGTTGTTCTGCGGTGATCCATCAACGGACGTCAACGTGCCGGAAGACGACGGAGCCCAACGGAgaaatggggcatggctcgtATTTGACATTTGGCATCAATTTAAATGGCACCTGATTTTTCTACATACaactatcattattatttcgcTAGTTGCAATTGtgcagttttattatgtacctacctagaattttttattaatacataaatgtcACCTACAAGATTATGTATAGGTACAAGTGTCATGTATAAATATGgtgtaaaaatatgaattacgTTTTTAAAAGCGATGATCACCATGTTTTCCTGATAAATTCGAAAACTAGTGTCATTACTCTATTTATGGATGCCTTACGTTAGAACGAAAATTCATAGATCGAAAATAATGTCAAACAACGCGTATATACCTatagctatatttttattactttctattaagtatgtatttgtaCGACtaggtttaatttaaatacaatagaCGTAGGAATTCAACAATTTTATTCGtaagatttgaataaaatggtAAGAAGtagaacaaattaaaacactgCTGACACAAACACTAACAAAaagttgatttaaaaatacttaaaacataaaattatacaaaaaaatacatacaaaaaaaaccaTATTAAACGGCTATAAAGTGGTATAACATGATATCTGTTGAAATTATCAAAGAAAAACATGTCAGAAATAACTAaagtagttattatattaatataggtaACTAAAACAATGGCATTTTAGTgtaaagatatataaaatgaccatttatttacaaagtcTGTAGATATCATGTATTCTTATTAgccaaaataattattatatgttacaATCAACTTTTAATCTTACCTAAGGCGTAGTCAAtaactctctcatctgagcgttttcctcgTCGCTTCCTTCGCCGTTAAGTGTCGgaacccagggtccgctttcctactttggCCTCTCCGCTTTTTCATCTTCAGCATCCTTAGTAGCCAAACCAAAGTGGTCGATGACTACAATACTATGCAGAGAAATATCAACAAATTGCTGGTGAGTCCCACCATTGTCTAAAATTTTCCTTCACAGATTTCTTCGTGAGCATGTCCTCGTTGTTCAGTAACGCGCACATACTGCAATAGTCATTTGTTTCACTATTATCATTTCGACGGTGGTACGTATAGTAATTTGTCCATTTGAAGTattctacatatttttcagGATTGTTAATGagctcatttattttcatcgcAAGTGTTTCAACGCTTAGCTCCGctgcatttaaatatattccttCAGGCATGaacctataaaaaaattacattatttaatattcctaatttataaaaatacaaattatacaagtttaatttgaaaccaattagtttgttttgtatacaatttatcaatctatactataaaatggtaatggaaaaaataataatgcatatcACCTCGTATAATTTGCTGCTCCGTAAACAATCGGTATGGCATTATTTTTAAGTCCATGTAAAATTTTTTCAGTTACATAATCTTCACTAAACGAATTTTCAAAGgctaaataaaagtaatatgtCTTTTTTATCATGTCTTCGCACTTTTGTTCATTGTCTCTAGGGCATGATAAAAATCCACATTGTCCATAAACATCTACGGTTAAACTATATTTCGCCAGCTCGTTTCCGAGTCTTCTTGCCACTAGTTCTCTTCTACTTCGAGAAAAACAATTCGAAACAAACCAAGCCACAGCTTTTGTTTTGGTTTTCAAACTCATTTTAAACTCCTCAGACACTG
This window harbors:
- the LOC128673797 gene encoding alpha-(1,3)-fucosyltransferase C-like; the protein is MKRNILGKLFGCILSLSIFWLWYNIYHRTILEIIDTRRALSAVINKTKSGVILSTKPSKLKYILQWTKPENVPFVYMGVGQNTFFENKCKYTNCYVTSNRYYLEHYTLFDVIIFAGPEVVLMDDYHLPAERSSTQKYVFATIESSQFYPVCSYKFDGYFNWTWSFRLDSESRWGYIVIRDKKNKIIGPNKVMHWMKLEDMEPVSEEFKMSLKTKTKAVAWFVSNCFSRSRRELVARRLGNELAKYSLTVDVYGQCGFLSCPRDNEQKCEDMIKKTYYFYLAFENSFSEDYVTEKILHGLKNNAIPIVYGAANYTRFMPEGIYLNAAELSVETLAMKINELINNPEKYVEYFKWTNYYTYHRRNDNSETNDYCSMCALLNNEDMLTKKSVKENFRQWWDSPAIC